DNA from Deltaproteobacteria bacterium:
CGGGCACCTCCGTGACCCAGGCGGTGACGGTGACGACGATCGCCGCGCCCCAGATCTCGAGCTTCACCGCGGCCGCACCGGTGGTGACCGTGGGCTCGGGCACCAGCCTCACCGGAGTTTTCTCGGGCGGAACCGGAGCCGTCGATCAGGGTATCGGCGCGGTCACCAGCGGCACGCCGGCCTCCACCGGCGCGCTCAGCCAGGACACCACGTTTACGCTCACCGTCACCAACGCCCTGGGCCGAACCGCGACGAGCACGGTCACCGTCTCCGCCGTGGCCGCGCCAAGCATCAGCTCCTTCACCGCCGCGAGCTCGCGCGTCAGCACCGGAGGCAGCACGTCACTCACCGCGGTGTTCTCGGGCGGCACGGCGAGCATCGACCAGGGCGTCGGGGCCGCGACCAGCGGGACGGCGGTGGGCACCGGGCCGCTAAGCACGACCACCACCTTCACGCTCACCGTCACCAACGCCGCGGGCGCGACCGCCACGACCACGGTGACCGTCGACGTGGGCCCGGTGGGGCTGGCCTGGGTCAAGCGCGCCGGCTGCCCGAATTGCGGCGGCGTCTACCCCTGGACCATCGCCGCCCTCGACGACGAGAGCGTGGTCGCAACGGGCATCTTCGCCGGCTACTCCTCCAGCCCGACCGACCAGGTGGTGTTCGGGCCCGGCGAGCCCAACCAGACCACTCTCGTCCCGCCGACCGGCATGGGGGAGATCTGGCTGGGCCGCTTCGCCGCGGACGGTTCGTTGATGTGGGCCAAGCGCGCGGGCGGAAACAGCGACGATCACGGTATGGGCGTGGCCGTCCTCGACGGAGGACCGATGCTGGTCACCGGCGAGGTGGTGCTGAACACCGTGTCGGGAGGCAACGTGGTCTTCGGGGCCGGCGAGCCCAACCAGACCGCGGTGGCCAACACCGGCGCGAGCCAGACGGAGTACATCGCCCGCTTCAACCCCGCGGACGGCACCTTCCTCTCGCTCCAGCTCGGCGGAGGCTCGACCACTTCCGACAGGGCCACCGGCGACGACATCGCGCCGTATCCGGATGGCTCCTACACGGTCTGCGGGGGCTTCACCGGGAACGCGACCTTTGGAGCGGGCACGCCCAACGCAACGAGCTTCGCCGCGGGCGCTGGCTACTTCATGTCCCTGCTCCACTTCGACGCCAGCGGCGACCTGCTCTGGGCCAAGGCCTACGGCACCGCGGCCAGCAACAACGGGCTCTACGCCACGCGCTGCCGGGCCACCTCGACCGGTGGCCTCTGGGTGGCTGGCTCGGTCTCCGGGTCGGTCACGCTGGGGACGACGACCCTCACGGCGCAGGGCTACGAGGACGTGTTCCTGGGCCTGTTCGACGCTGCGGGCAACCCGCTGAACGCGCTCTCGGGCGGCGTGAGCTCGAGCGCGGGCCCGTCGAATCGCTACGCCTGGCTGTATGGCCTGGCGGTCGCGCCCGACGACAGCGCGCTGGTGACGGGCGCCTACCAGCCCGGCGCCAGCACGGGCGGCACGTTCACGTTCGGCGGCAGCAGCCTCTCCAGCAGCGTCTACGCGTCCTCGGGGATCGTCGCGCGGGTGGGGACGGACGGAACGCTGCAATGGATGAAGCAGGTGGTCCCGACCTCGAGCGGGAGCATCATCAACCTCACCGCGGCGCTCGTGGGCAGCAGCCTGGACGTGTTTGGCGGCTTCAGCCTCGGCGCCACGTTCGGTCCGGGCGAGCCCAACCAGACCACGCTGAGCCGCAGCTCGAGCAACGACTCGGTGGACATGTTCATTGCCGAGTACGATCCGGCGACGGGCTCGCTGAACGTGGTGCGCCGCGTGAGCGCCGAGTCCGGGACGACCTACGACTCGCCGACCCCGCTGGCGCTCGGCCTCCGTCCGGACGGCGCGTTGATCGTGGGTGGAGAGTTCGTGGGAACTCTGTTGTTCGGCCCCGACGATCCCGCCCCCGCGACGGTGACCGCCGTGGCCACGGACATGTTCCTGGCCGCCTGGTACCCGTACTGAATCGGCCGGGCGGAGGCTTCCGGACCGGAGGCAGACACGCCCCGTCCATGCGCTTCATCTAGACTCCGAAACAGTTTGGTGAAGATCGCTCGAGACCCGGGGGAAGCGATGCAATGCATCGACGAACTCTGCGTCGTTCCTCTCAGCACTTCGTGGCCGTAGTCGCCCTCGCGCGACGCGCTCCGGATGACCGGACAAGGGTAGCCTGGCGAGAGAATGGCAGGGCGTCGAAGGCGCGATTCACCATAATCGACCTTCTCAGACATTCGAAGGTCGCTTGTCCGTCCTATCCTCCCGGCCACCAAAGTACAAAGTCGCTACGATCATCGTTCCGATCATTACTTCTCGATAATTGCTCTCGCCCACCCCGCGGAACGGACGCCGCCATGTTGTCCCGACTTGTCCTGGTCTCCGCCTGCATGTTCCTGCTGCCGCTGACGGCCGTGGCCGACGACAAGGCCGCCGCTGCACAGGCGGCCCCAAAGGCGGACCGTGAGCTGAACCTCGTCTATCAACAGCTCATCACCCGCTTGGAGAACCTGGATCCGACCCGAAAGAAGGCGCTCGTAGACGCCGAGCTCGCCTGGATCAAGTTCCGGGATCTCGAATGCACGTTTCAGGGCAGCGCCACGGGTGGCTCGACACCTGACCGCCTGCTCTACGACCGCTACCTGGCGACGTTGACCACGGAGCGGGCCCGCGAGTTGCGCGAGACATTGGCGAAAACCGCCGGAGAGTGACGTGGCGGCACTTCGGCCGCTGCGTTGCCGCGCGACGGCCCCGTGCAGGAGAAGCTGGTGGGGAAGCGCTTCGAGGGCGAAGGCTGCGCAGAGAGCAGGGCTGACCGCGCACAACGCGGAGTGTGTGGCCCGGTCGCAGCTCGAGGCGTGCGTGTCGTCGAAGTACACCGAGCGGCTTGCGGCG
Protein-coding regions in this window:
- a CDS encoding DUF1311 domain-containing protein — its product is MLSRLVLVSACMFLLPLTAVADDKAAAAQAAPKADRELNLVYQQLITRLENLDPTRKKALVDAELAWIKFRDLECTFQGSATGGSTPDRLLYDRYLATLTTERARELRETLAKTAGE